In a single window of the Limnohabitans sp. 2KL-27 genome:
- the dnaA gene encoding chromosomal replication initiator protein DnaA translates to MSEGLPPEFQMDAGQALWQACVDELSRELPEQQFNTWIKPLTAQISEDQQRLTLFVANRFKLDWIRAQYAGRLAALLESLQGHPVQIELVLTPRDGGSRPSRQSTPSSMENGPEPIDLPEEPATNTFRSRLNTALTFDNLVEGTANRMARAAAMHVSGSPGHLYNPLFIYGGVGLGKTHLMHAIGNKLLADRPEAKVLYIHAEQFVSDVVKAYQRKTFDEFKQHYHSLDLLLIDDVQFFANKDRTQEEFFNAFEALLAKKSHIVMTSDTYPKGLADIHERLVSRFDSGLTVAMEPPELEMRVAILINKAISEGSEMPEEVAFFVAKNVRSNVRELEGALRKILAYSRFNQKEISIQLARDALRDLLSIQNRQISVENIQKTVADYYKIKVADMYSKKRPASIARPRQIAMYLAKEMTQKSLPEIGELFGGRDHTTVLHAVRKINAERQQMTELNQQLHVLEQTLKG, encoded by the coding sequence ATGTCCGAGGGACTCCCCCCAGAATTTCAGATGGATGCCGGCCAGGCCTTGTGGCAGGCTTGCGTGGACGAGCTGTCCCGTGAGCTGCCCGAGCAGCAGTTCAACACCTGGATCAAACCCCTGACCGCACAGATCTCGGAGGACCAGCAGCGCCTCACGCTGTTTGTCGCCAACCGCTTCAAACTCGACTGGATCCGGGCCCAATACGCCGGTCGTCTGGCCGCTCTTTTGGAAAGCCTTCAGGGTCATCCTGTTCAAATAGAGTTAGTGCTTACTCCTCGTGATGGTGGCTCCAGGCCTTCGCGTCAGTCCACGCCATCGTCGATGGAGAACGGCCCCGAGCCCATCGACCTGCCCGAAGAGCCCGCCACCAACACCTTCCGCAGCCGACTCAACACCGCCCTGACCTTTGACAACCTGGTCGAGGGCACGGCCAACCGCATGGCGCGAGCTGCGGCCATGCATGTGTCGGGCTCGCCCGGGCACCTGTACAACCCCTTGTTCATCTACGGCGGCGTCGGTCTGGGCAAGACCCACCTGATGCACGCCATCGGCAACAAGCTGCTGGCCGACCGCCCCGAGGCCAAGGTTTTGTACATCCACGCTGAACAGTTTGTGTCGGATGTGGTTAAAGCTTACCAACGCAAGACTTTTGACGAGTTCAAGCAGCATTACCACTCGCTCGATCTGCTGTTGATCGACGATGTGCAGTTCTTTGCGAACAAAGACCGCACGCAAGAAGAGTTTTTCAATGCCTTTGAGGCCTTGCTGGCCAAAAAATCGCACATCGTGATGACCAGCGACACCTACCCCAAGGGCTTGGCCGACATCCACGAGCGTCTTGTTTCGCGCTTTGATTCGGGCCTGACGGTGGCCATGGAGCCGCCCGAGCTCGAAATGCGGGTGGCTATTTTGATCAACAAAGCCATCAGCGAAGGCAGTGAAATGCCCGAAGAGGTGGCGTTTTTTGTGGCCAAAAACGTGCGCTCCAACGTCCGTGAACTGGAAGGGGCGCTGCGCAAGATCCTGGCCTATTCGCGCTTCAACCAGAAGGAAATCTCCATCCAGCTGGCCCGTGACGCCCTGCGGGATCTGCTGTCGATCCAAAACCGCCAGATCAGCGTGGAAAACATCCAGAAAACGGTGGCCGATTACTACAAGATCAAAGTCGCCGACATGTACAGCAAGAAGCGCCCGGCCAGCATTGCACGCCCGCGCCAGATTGCCATGTACCTGGCCAAGGAAATGACCCAAAAGAGCCTGCCCGAAATCGGTGAGCTGTTTGGCGGTCGCGACCACACCACCGTGCTGCACGCCGTGCGAAAAATCAACGCCGAGCGCCAGCAAATGACCGAATTGAACCAGCAGCTGCACGTGCTGGAGCAGACGCTCAAGGGCTGA
- the rpmH gene encoding 50S ribosomal protein L34 codes for MKRTYQPSKTRRARTHGFLVRMKTRGGRAVINARRAKGRKRLAV; via the coding sequence ATGAAACGCACCTACCAACCATCCAAGACACGTCGCGCCCGTACCCACGGCTTTCTGGTTCGCATGAAAACCCGTGGTGGCCGCGCCGTGATCAATGCACGCCGCGCCAAAGGCCGCAAGCGTCTGGCTGTCTAA
- a CDS encoding DUF3800 domain-containing protein produces the protein MYLMYVDESGDIGLTGSPTRYFVLTGLVLHELRWRQTLDELIAFRREQKTDFGLKLREEIHASPMLSKPGGLVRIPKHQRLEILRRYADKLASMPDLSLICVVVDKTNKPATYDVFDAAWKALIQRFENTLAHRNFPGPRNPDDMGMLFPDRSDEKKLNALLRRMRAFNPVPSQQTSGYRNLQIRTIIEDPNYRDSSHSYFIQSVDVTAFLLYQHLAPSAYMKKKSG, from the coding sequence ATGTATTTGATGTATGTGGATGAAAGTGGCGATATTGGCCTGACTGGCTCGCCAACGCGGTATTTCGTATTGACGGGCCTTGTTCTGCATGAACTTCGATGGCGCCAAACTCTTGATGAGCTGATTGCCTTTCGCAGAGAGCAAAAAACCGATTTCGGTCTCAAGCTCCGAGAAGAGATCCATGCAAGCCCCATGCTTTCCAAACCAGGTGGTTTGGTGCGTATCCCCAAGCATCAGCGGCTTGAAATATTGCGCCGCTATGCAGACAAGCTGGCAAGCATGCCGGATCTGAGCCTCATCTGTGTCGTGGTGGACAAAACCAATAAGCCTGCGACGTACGATGTTTTTGATGCCGCTTGGAAAGCATTGATTCAGCGGTTTGAAAACACGCTGGCGCATAGGAATTTTCCGGGGCCGAGAAATCCGGACGATATGGGCATGCTTTTCCCGGATCGATCTGATGAAAAGAAACTCAACGCTCTGCTCCGACGCATGCGTGCCTTCAATCCTGTTCCCAGTCAGCAAACATCAGGCTATCGCAACCTGCAAATCAGAACCATCATCGAAGACCCGAACTACCGGGACTCCAGCCACTCGTATTTCATTCAATCGGTGGATGTCACGGCCTTTTTGCTCTATCAACACTTGGCGCCATCGGCCTATATGAAAAAGAAATCCGGCTAG
- the dnaN gene encoding DNA polymerase III subunit beta — MIVLKATQDKLLSVLQSVSGIVERRHTLPVLANVLIRKTGHAVQLTTSDLEIQIRTTAEMDGDPSDFTTTVGARKLIDILRTMPADQTVSLESSQAKLILKGGKSKFTLQTLPAEDFPLVQEAASFGPVFSVPQKTLKQLLGQVSFAMAVHDIRYYLNGILFVAEGKRLSLVATDGHRLAFTAATLDVEVPTKQEVILPRKTVLELQRLLSDADGAIEMQFANNQAKFSFDGMEFVTKLVEGKFPDYNRVIPKGHSNNLTLGRQALLSCLQRTAILTSDKFKGVRLNLDPGSLRVASTNAEQEEAVDELDIDYGGDSIEIGFNVTYIIDVLSNMGQDMVRIDLADANSSALITIPENDNFKYVVMPMRI; from the coding sequence ATGATCGTCCTGAAGGCCACCCAAGACAAATTGCTGTCGGTCCTGCAATCCGTGTCCGGCATTGTTGAGCGCCGCCACACCCTGCCTGTGCTGGCCAACGTGCTGATCCGCAAAACGGGCCATGCGGTGCAACTGACCACCAGCGATCTGGAAATCCAAATCCGCACCACGGCCGAGATGGACGGCGACCCAAGCGACTTCACCACCACGGTGGGCGCCCGCAAACTGATCGACATCCTGCGCACCATGCCGGCCGACCAAACAGTGAGCCTTGAATCGTCGCAAGCCAAATTGATCCTGAAGGGTGGCAAGTCCAAGTTCACCTTGCAGACCTTGCCTGCGGAAGACTTTCCGCTGGTGCAAGAAGCCGCCAGCTTTGGCCCCGTGTTCAGCGTGCCGCAAAAAACCCTCAAGCAATTGCTGGGGCAGGTCTCGTTTGCCATGGCCGTGCACGACATCCGTTACTACCTCAACGGCATCCTGTTTGTGGCCGAAGGCAAGCGCCTGAGCCTGGTCGCCACCGACGGCCACCGCCTGGCCTTCACGGCCGCCACACTCGACGTCGAAGTGCCCACCAAACAAGAAGTCATCCTGCCGCGCAAAACCGTGCTCGAGCTGCAGCGCTTGCTGTCGGATGCCGACGGCGCGATCGAGATGCAATTCGCCAACAACCAGGCCAAGTTCAGCTTTGACGGCATGGAGTTCGTGACCAAGCTGGTCGAGGGCAAGTTCCCCGACTACAACCGCGTCATCCCCAAGGGCCACAGCAACAACTTGACCCTGGGCCGCCAAGCCCTGCTGTCTTGCTTGCAGCGCACCGCCATCCTGACCAGCGACAAGTTCAAGGGTGTGCGCCTGAACCTCGACCCCGGCAGCCTGCGCGTGGCCTCGACCAACGCCGAGCAAGAAGAAGCCGTGGACGAACTCGACATCGACTACGGTGGCGACAGCATCGAGATCGGCTTCAACGTCACCTACATCATCGACGTGCTCAGCAACATGGGCCAGGACATGGTCCGCATTGATTTGGCCGACGCCAACAGCTCGGCCCTTATCACGATTCCCGAAAACGACAACTTCAAATACGTGGTGATGCCGATGCGCATTTAA
- the yidD gene encoding membrane protein insertion efficiency factor YidD: MIQRVLMGVVRGYRLLLSPWLGSSCRFEPTCSAYALQALALHGAAKGSYLTVHRLVRCGPWCKGGHDPVPTQALRLFSDLLSPTSSKKTP; encoded by the coding sequence ATCATTCAACGTGTGTTGATGGGTGTGGTGCGCGGCTACCGCTTGCTGCTGAGCCCTTGGCTGGGGTCATCGTGCCGATTTGAGCCCACCTGCTCGGCCTATGCCTTGCAAGCCTTGGCGCTGCACGGTGCAGCCAAGGGCAGTTACCTGACCGTTCACCGTCTGGTGCGTTGCGGCCCTTGGTGCAAGGGCGGCCACGACCCCGTTCCCACACAAGCCTTGCGCTTGTTCTCTGATTTGTTATCCCCTACTTCGTCAAAGAAGACCCCATGA
- the gyrB gene encoding DNA topoisomerase (ATP-hydrolyzing) subunit B yields MTDEINPSEDAFTTAQPKIDAHQAGASEGYGEGSIQILEGLEAVRKRPGMYIGDTSDGTGLHHLVFEVVDNSIDEALAGHCDDIVVTIHSDNSISVTDNGRGIPTGVKMDDKHEPKRSASEIALTELHAGGKFNQNSYKVSGGLHGVGVSCVNALSKWLRLTVRREGKVHQIDFAKGFVQNRLLETVDGVEVSPMRVTGATDKRGTEVHFLPDVEIFTQNTDFHYEILAKRLRELSFLNNGVRIRLKDERSGKEDDFSGAGGVKGFVDFINANKKVLHPNAFHANGERPADSYGGIPGTSIGVEVAMQWNDGYNENVLCFTNNIPQRDGGTHLTGLRAAMTRVIAKYIEKNEIAKKQKVEVSGDDMREGLCCVLSVKVPEPKFSSQTKDKLVSSEVRAPVEDIVAKALTDFLEERPNDAKIICGKIVEAARAREAARKAREMTRRKGVLDGMGLPGKLADCQEKDPALCEIYIVEGDSAGGSAKQGRDRKFQAILPLRGKILNVEKARYEKLLTSNEIVTLITALGTGIGKASAESGKSGTDDFNVDKLRYHRIIIMTDADVDGAHIRTLLLTFFYRQMPDLVERGHIYIAQPPLYKVKAGKEELYLKDGPALDGFLLRIALKDASISTGGAAPQVLTGETLEALARKHQVAESVIARLSNFMDAEALRAMADGVSLNLDGMEQAAACAPALQAKLRELNTTGIPAEVTAEFDVRTDKPILRISRRHHGNIKSSIITQDFVHGADYGALAEAAETFRGLLSEGAKAQRGEGERQKEEKVGDFRQAMHWLISEAERTTSRQRYKGLGEMNPAQLWETTMDPTVRRLLRVQIDDAIEADRVFTMLMGDEVEPRRHFIESNALRAGNIDI; encoded by the coding sequence ATGACCGACGAAATCAACCCCAGCGAAGACGCTTTCACCACCGCGCAACCCAAGATCGACGCCCACCAAGCGGGCGCATCCGAAGGCTACGGCGAAGGCTCCATCCAGATCCTAGAAGGCCTGGAGGCGGTGCGCAAACGCCCCGGCATGTACATCGGTGACACCTCTGACGGCACCGGCCTGCACCACCTGGTGTTCGAGGTGGTGGACAACTCGATCGACGAAGCGCTGGCCGGCCACTGCGACGACATCGTCGTCACCATCCACTCCGACAACTCGATCAGCGTGACCGACAACGGCCGCGGCATCCCCACGGGCGTGAAGATGGACGACAAGCACGAGCCCAAGCGCAGTGCGTCAGAGATCGCCTTGACCGAACTGCACGCGGGCGGCAAGTTCAACCAAAACAGCTACAAGGTCTCGGGCGGCTTGCACGGCGTGGGTGTGTCGTGCGTGAACGCTTTGAGCAAATGGCTGCGCCTGACGGTGCGCCGCGAAGGCAAAGTCCACCAGATCGACTTTGCCAAAGGCTTTGTGCAAAACCGCTTGCTCGAAACCGTTGACGGCGTCGAAGTCTCGCCCATGCGCGTGACCGGAGCCACCGACAAGCGCGGCACCGAAGTGCACTTTTTGCCCGACGTGGAAATCTTCACGCAGAACACCGATTTCCATTACGAAATCCTGGCCAAGCGTTTGCGTGAACTGTCCTTCCTCAACAACGGCGTGCGCATTCGCCTCAAAGACGAACGCAGCGGCAAAGAAGACGACTTCTCTGGCGCGGGTGGCGTCAAAGGCTTTGTGGACTTCATCAACGCCAACAAAAAAGTGCTGCACCCCAACGCTTTCCACGCCAACGGCGAGCGCCCGGCCGACAGCTACGGCGGCATCCCCGGCACCAGCATCGGTGTCGAAGTCGCCATGCAGTGGAACGACGGCTACAACGAAAACGTGCTGTGCTTCACCAACAACATCCCGCAGCGTGACGGTGGCACCCACCTCACCGGCCTGCGTGCTGCGATGACCCGTGTGATTGCCAAGTACATCGAGAAAAACGAAATCGCCAAGAAGCAAAAAGTCGAAGTCAGCGGCGACGACATGCGCGAAGGCCTGTGCTGCGTGCTGAGCGTCAAAGTGCCCGAACCCAAATTCAGCAGCCAGACCAAAGACAAGCTGGTGTCGAGCGAAGTGCGTGCCCCGGTGGAAGACATCGTGGCCAAGGCCCTGACCGACTTTTTGGAAGAGCGCCCCAACGACGCCAAGATCATCTGCGGCAAGATCGTAGAAGCCGCCCGCGCCCGCGAAGCCGCCCGCAAAGCTCGCGAAATGACACGCCGCAAAGGCGTGCTCGACGGCATGGGCCTGCCCGGCAAACTGGCCGACTGCCAAGAAAAAGACCCGGCCCTGTGCGAAATCTACATCGTCGAGGGTGACTCCGCCGGCGGCTCGGCCAAGCAAGGCCGCGACCGCAAATTCCAGGCCATCTTGCCCCTGCGCGGCAAGATCCTGAACGTGGAAAAAGCCCGCTACGAAAAGCTGCTCACCAGCAACGAGATCGTCACGCTCATCACCGCCCTGGGCACCGGCATCGGCAAGGCCAGCGCTGAAAGTGGCAAGAGCGGCACCGACGACTTCAACGTCGACAAACTGCGCTACCACCGCATCATCATCATGACCGACGCCGACGTGGACGGCGCGCACATCCGCACCCTGCTGCTCACCTTCTTCTACCGCCAAATGCCTGACCTGGTCGAGCGTGGCCACATCTACATCGCCCAGCCGCCGCTTTACAAAGTCAAGGCCGGTAAAGAAGAGCTGTACCTCAAAGACGGCCCGGCGCTCGATGGCTTCTTGCTGCGCATCGCGCTCAAAGACGCCAGCATCAGCACCGGCGGCGCTGCGCCGCAAGTGCTGACGGGTGAGACCCTAGAAGCGCTGGCCCGCAAGCACCAAGTAGCCGAGTCGGTCATTGCCCGCTTGTCCAACTTCATGGACGCCGAAGCCCTGCGCGCCATGGCCGACGGCGTGTCACTGAACCTGGATGGCATGGAACAAGCCGCTGCATGCGCCCCCGCGCTGCAAGCCAAGCTGCGCGAACTCAACACCACCGGCATCCCGGCCGAAGTAACCGCCGAGTTTGACGTGCGCACCGACAAACCCATTCTGCGCATCAGCCGCCGCCACCACGGCAACATCAAGAGCAGCATCATCACGCAAGACTTTGTGCACGGCGCGGACTATGGCGCGCTGGCCGAAGCGGCCGAGACTTTCCGTGGCTTGCTCAGCGAAGGTGCCAAAGCCCAGCGTGGCGAAGGCGAGCGCCAGAAAGAAGAAAAAGTGGGTGACTTCCGCCAAGCCATGCATTGGCTCATCAGCGAAGCCGAACGCACCACCAGCCGCCAGCGCTACAAAGGCTTGGGCGAGATGAACCCCGCCCAGCTGTGGGAAACCACCATGGACCCCACCGTGCGCCGCCTGCTGCGCGTGCAGATCGACGACGCCATCGAAGCCGACCGCGTGTTCACCATGCTCATGGGCGACGAGGTTGAGCCACGCCGTCACTTCATCGAGAGCAACGCGCTGCGGGCGGGGAACATCGATATCTAA
- the mnmE gene encoding tRNA uridine-5-carboxymethylaminomethyl(34) synthesis GTPase MnmE, whose translation MLARHQEPIVAIATAPGRGAVGIVRVSGRHLSPLIQALCGRPLNAREATYLPFADADGSPIDHGLALHFVAPHSFTGEDVLELQAHGGPVVLQLLVARCLQAAAETDPVTGLPRLAGLRVAQPGEFSERAFLNDKIDLAQAEAIADLIDASTEAAARSASRSLAGDFSKEIHVLRDALIHLRMLVEATLDFPEEEIDFLQKADAQGQLSRLQTALMTVLGKARQGALLREGIKVVIAGQPNAGKSSLLNALAGAELAIVTPIAGTTRDVVQQTIQIEGVPLHVIDTAGLREGEGVDEVEQIGIARAWGQIENADAVLFLHDLTRLGQADYDMADQDIAAALQSRLPASVAVIDVWNKSDAAPVSGERSGLSLSARTGEGLQALRQQLLQHAGWQHASEGLYMARERHVQALHRVREHLALADAHLAAQAQNLDLLAEELRLGQNALNEITGEFSADDLLGVIFSSFCIGK comes from the coding sequence ATGCTCGCCCGCCATCAAGAACCCATCGTCGCCATCGCCACCGCACCCGGTCGCGGCGCGGTGGGCATCGTGCGGGTGTCGGGTCGCCATCTGTCACCGCTGATCCAGGCGCTGTGCGGGCGTCCTCTCAATGCCCGCGAAGCCACCTACCTGCCCTTTGCCGACGCCGATGGCAGCCCGATTGACCACGGCTTGGCACTGCACTTTGTGGCCCCGCATTCGTTCACAGGCGAAGACGTGCTGGAGCTGCAAGCGCATGGCGGGCCGGTGGTCCTGCAGCTGCTGGTGGCGCGTTGCCTGCAAGCCGCTGCCGAAACGGACCCCGTCACCGGCTTGCCCCGTTTGGCCGGATTGAGGGTGGCGCAGCCGGGTGAGTTTTCCGAGCGCGCATTTTTGAACGACAAGATCGATCTGGCGCAGGCCGAAGCGATTGCGGACTTGATCGATGCCAGCACCGAGGCCGCCGCTCGCAGCGCGAGCCGGTCATTGGCGGGGGACTTTTCCAAAGAAATTCATGTGCTGCGCGATGCCTTGATCCACCTGCGCATGCTGGTCGAAGCGACCTTGGACTTTCCAGAAGAAGAGATTGATTTTTTGCAAAAGGCCGATGCGCAAGGACAACTGTCGCGCTTGCAGACCGCCTTGATGACGGTGCTGGGCAAGGCCCGGCAAGGCGCTTTGCTGCGCGAAGGCATCAAAGTGGTGATTGCGGGCCAACCCAATGCAGGCAAGAGTTCGCTGCTCAACGCGCTCGCCGGAGCGGAGCTGGCCATCGTCACCCCCATTGCGGGCACCACACGCGATGTGGTCCAGCAAACCATCCAAATCGAAGGCGTGCCCCTGCATGTGATCGACACCGCCGGACTGCGCGAAGGCGAGGGTGTGGACGAGGTCGAGCAAATCGGCATTGCACGCGCCTGGGGCCAGATTGAAAACGCCGATGCGGTGCTTTTTTTGCACGACCTGACTCGCTTGGGCCAAGCCGATTACGACATGGCCGATCAAGACATTGCCGCCGCCCTGCAAAGCCGATTGCCTGCCAGCGTGGCGGTGATTGATGTGTGGAACAAGTCCGATGCCGCCCCAGTTTCTGGTGAACGCTCGGGTTTATCCCTCTCGGCCCGAACCGGCGAAGGTCTGCAGGCGCTGCGCCAACAATTGCTGCAGCACGCCGGTTGGCAGCACGCCAGCGAAGGCCTGTACATGGCCCGCGAGCGCCATGTACAGGCGCTGCACCGGGTCAGGGAGCACCTGGCGTTGGCGGATGCACATTTGGCCGCGCAAGCGCAAAACCTGGACCTGCTGGCCGAGGAGCTTCGCCTGGGTCAAAACGCGCTCAATGAGATCACAGGCGAGTTCAGCGCCGACGATTTGCTGGGCGTGATTTTTTCGAGTTTTTGCATCGGCAAGTGA
- the yidC gene encoding membrane protein insertase YidC, which yields MTDIRRTILWVIFGFSMVLLWDQWQLHNGHKATFFPKPEAATAAAAPAAAASANGVPAASAAVTATPGQVPSSAPAASVTPREKIEVSTDVLKLSFDTEGGSLVRTEFTRHADFVDTSKPFVLLDQSSSRVYMAQTGLIGGDFPTHKSPMKFSGERSLKDGQNELTLRFESDVQNGVKLVKTYTLQRGNYAIGVKHEVVNTGTTNVSPQLYLQLVRDGNKPAGESSFYSTFTGPAVYTEAKKYQKVEFSDIEKNKAEIDKTSPNGYVAMVQHYFASAWLLADGIQRENFVRKVDTNLYAVGMITPLADLAPGQSKTVSTQLFSGPQEEKVLEALAPGLDLVKDYGWLAMLSKPLYWLLDKLFGFIQNWGWAIVALVLLLKIAFYWLNAKAYSSMAKMKAINPKIMEMRERLKNDPQKMQQEMMRIYREEKVNPMGGCFPIMVQIPVFIALYWVLLSSVEMRNAPWVLWIHDLSAPDPYFILPLVMTLTTLLQTALNPAPPDPMQAKLMWFMPLIFSVMFFFFPAGLVLYWITNNILSIAQQWMINTRMGVPPQFNLPKFK from the coding sequence ATGACTGATATCCGCCGCACCATCCTTTGGGTGATTTTTGGTTTTTCCATGGTCCTGCTGTGGGACCAATGGCAGCTGCACAACGGCCACAAGGCCACGTTCTTCCCCAAGCCAGAAGCGGCCACCGCCGCTGCCGCACCCGCCGCAGCAGCCAGCGCCAATGGCGTGCCTGCGGCGTCTGCTGCCGTGACCGCAACGCCAGGCCAGGTGCCCAGCTCTGCGCCCGCCGCCTCGGTCACACCACGCGAGAAGATCGAAGTGTCCACCGACGTTCTCAAACTCAGCTTTGACACCGAAGGCGGCTCTTTGGTGCGCACCGAGTTCACACGGCACGCCGACTTTGTGGACACCAGCAAGCCTTTTGTCTTGCTCGACCAAAGCAGCAGCCGCGTTTACATGGCGCAAACAGGTTTGATCGGCGGTGACTTTCCGACGCACAAGTCGCCCATGAAGTTCAGCGGTGAGCGCAGCCTCAAAGACGGCCAAAACGAGTTGACCTTGCGCTTCGAGTCCGATGTGCAAAACGGCGTGAAACTGGTCAAGACCTACACCCTGCAGCGCGGCAACTACGCCATCGGCGTCAAGCACGAAGTGGTCAACACCGGCACCACCAACGTGTCACCGCAGCTGTATTTGCAACTGGTGCGTGACGGCAACAAGCCCGCTGGCGAGTCGTCTTTCTACTCCACCTTCACTGGCCCCGCCGTTTACACCGAGGCCAAAAAGTACCAGAAGGTCGAGTTCAGCGACATCGAAAAGAACAAGGCCGAAATCGACAAGACTTCGCCCAATGGCTATGTGGCCATGGTGCAGCACTACTTTGCATCCGCCTGGTTGTTGGCCGATGGCATTCAACGCGAAAACTTCGTGCGCAAGGTCGACACCAACCTCTACGCCGTGGGCATGATCACGCCCCTGGCCGATCTGGCGCCCGGCCAGTCCAAGACCGTGAGCACCCAGCTGTTCAGCGGTCCTCAAGAAGAAAAAGTGCTCGAAGCCTTGGCCCCTGGTCTGGACTTGGTGAAGGACTACGGCTGGTTGGCCATGCTGTCCAAGCCTTTGTACTGGTTGCTCGATAAGCTGTTTGGCTTCATCCAGAACTGGGGCTGGGCGATCGTGGCGCTGGTGTTGCTGCTCAAGATCGCTTTCTATTGGCTCAATGCCAAGGCGTATTCGAGCATGGCCAAGATGAAGGCCATCAACCCCAAGATCATGGAAATGCGCGAGCGCCTCAAAAACGATCCGCAAAAAATGCAGCAGGAGATGATGCGCATTTACCGCGAAGAAAAGGTCAACCCCATGGGTGGCTGCTTCCCGATCATGGTTCAGATCCCGGTGTTCATTGCCCTGTACTGGGTGTTGTTGTCCAGCGTCGAGATGCGCAACGCGCCTTGGGTTCTCTGGATCCATGACCTCTCGGCACCCGATCCGTATTTCATTCTGCCTTTGGTGATGACCTTGACCACCTTGCTGCAGACCGCGCTCAACCCCGCGCCACCGGACCCGATGCAAGCCAAGCTGATGTGGTTCATGCCGCTGATCTTCTCGGTGATGTTCTTCTTCTTCCCAGCCGGCCTGGTGCTGTACTGGATCACGAACAACATCTTGTCGATTGCCCAGCAGTGGATGATCAACACCCGCATGGGTGTGCCACCGCAGTTCAATCTGCCCAAGTTCAAGTAA
- a CDS encoding DUF3427 domain-containing protein, which produces MNGGKNPVLGGDYLLLELITPSRAGSITGNVVAIERQDDSGDNQYLLRVVTKGRDGQYILKANNPDYEDLTATDDMRTLARLRNIIDPLDLALGESFMREDIPALFGEAYNPGNWNVGHVVLAQKKAHILLVTLNKQGRADEHKYMDHWIDDTHFHWQSQNATDPTSKRGNEIIRHAALGIDVHLFVRDTKLAVGKAAPFTYHGRVRYQSHQGSRPMSIVFGLDAVVGSSPLD; this is translated from the coding sequence ATGAACGGCGGCAAAAATCCGGTGTTGGGCGGTGACTATTTGCTGCTGGAGTTGATCACGCCCAGTCGGGCAGGCTCGATCACGGGCAACGTGGTGGCCATCGAGCGGCAAGACGACAGCGGCGACAACCAATACCTACTGCGGGTGGTCACCAAGGGCCGCGATGGCCAATACATTCTGAAAGCCAACAACCCGGACTACGAAGACCTGACGGCCACCGACGACATGCGCACGCTCGCTCGCCTGCGCAACATCATCGATCCACTGGATCTGGCGCTCGGTGAGTCTTTCATGCGCGAAGACATTCCGGCGCTGTTTGGCGAGGCCTACAACCCCGGCAATTGGAATGTCGGCCATGTGGTGCTGGCCCAGAAAAAGGCGCACATCCTGCTGGTCACGCTCAACAAACAAGGCCGGGCTGATGAGCACAAGTACATGGACCACTGGATCGATGACACGCACTTTCACTGGCAAAGCCAGAACGCCACCGACCCGACCAGCAAACGCGGCAACGAAATCATCCGCCACGCCGCTTTAGGCATCGACGTCCACCTCTTTGTGCGCGACACCAAGCTGGCCGTCGGCAAGGCCGCACCATTCACGTACCACGGCCGGGTTCGCTACCAGTCGCACCAGGGCAGCAGGCCCATGAGCATTGTGTTTGGGCTTGATGCAGTGGTGGGCTCAAGCCCTCTTGATTGA
- a CDS encoding ribonuclease P protein component: MQRLKTRPQFQAALAGGTVSRTAHFALHRLTLTRPSDTPLAPAEQVGPAPSQEQALFVLFDVWLGAMVPKRWARRAVTRNAIKRQIYNVSERFGDRLPVAAHVVRLRTTFDRQQFISATSEPLKLAVRQELEQLFERAVRPEVRT, translated from the coding sequence GTGCAGCGTTTGAAGACACGCCCACAATTTCAGGCCGCCCTGGCGGGTGGAACGGTCTCGCGCACTGCGCATTTTGCGCTGCATCGCCTGACATTGACCCGCCCTTCGGACACCCCCTTGGCGCCAGCCGAACAGGTCGGGCCTGCACCTTCACAGGAGCAGGCCCTTTTTGTCTTGTTTGACGTTTGGCTGGGGGCCATGGTGCCCAAACGCTGGGCGCGTCGCGCCGTCACGCGCAATGCCATCAAGCGCCAGATCTACAACGTGAGCGAGCGCTTTGGTGATCGCCTGCCTGTGGCTGCCCATGTGGTGCGTCTGCGCACGACTTTTGATCGCCAACAATTCATCAGCGCCACCTCCGAGCCCCTGAAGCTGGCGGTTCGGCAGGAGCTGGAGCAATTGTTTGAACGCGCAGTTCGTCCCGAGGTGCGCACATGA